Genomic DNA from Nocardioides aquaticus:
GTCCCCGCGGGGCGAAGGTCTGCGACGGTCGTGCCGACCACACGGGAGCCCGATGGCATCGGGCTGAGATGGGGCTGTTGCCGCCCTGACCGTCGAACCTGCTCCGGGTAATGCCGGCGAAGGAAGTGAATCTCGACGTGTTGCCACGCATCCATCTGATCAGCGATCCGACCACGCTCGACCGGGCGTCGCTCGACGTGGTCGTCCGGACTGCCGGGACGGTAGTGGATGCGATCCAGGTTCGGGCGAAAGGTGCGAAGGATGGCGCTGTGGCGGCCTGGACAGCCGCGCTGGTCGCTGCCGTACGCCCCCTCGGGACCCGGGTGATCGTCAACGACCGGCTCGACATCGCCCTCATGGCAGACGCGGACGGCGTCCACCTGGGCGCCGAGGACCTGCCGGTCGATGCGGTCCGCTTCCTGGCGCCGGAGGGGTTCCTGATCGGCGCCACGTGCCGAGGGCCGGAGGGTGCCCGGGCGGCGAGGGCACAGGGTGCCGACTACGTCGGGCTCGGACCCGTCTACCGCTCGACGACCAAGGCGGACCTGCCAGACCCCGTGGGCCTGGACGTGCTCGCGCAGACCTCGCGGGTGTTGCCGACGATAGCGATCGGTGGGGTCACGGTGGATCGTGTCCCGGACGTGATGGCCGCCGGTGCCTACGGTGTCGCCGTGGTCGCCGCCGTCTGGCAGGCATCCGATCCACCCCGAGTCGCGAAGGAGATCGCCGACCTGGTCCACGTCGCGTGAGCCGCCGCAGCGTGGTGGTGATCGGCGGCGGCATCATCGGGCTGAGCTGTGCCGACGAGCTCCTCCGGGCGGGCCACGACGTGGTCGTCTGCGACCCCGCGCCCGCATCCGGTGCGACGCATGCCGCGGCCGGGATGCTCGCGCCGGCGGGAGAGGCTTGGTTCGGCGAGGGCGCCCGTCTGCGTCTCGGCCTCGACTCCCTGGAGCGGTGGCCCGGGTTCGCCGCCGGCCTGGAGCAGCGGTCCGGCATCGACGTCGACCTCCGCAGCACCGGGAACCTGCTGATCGGGATGGACCGCGACGACCTCGCCGAGGTGTTTCGCTGCTGCGCACTGCTCGAGGGGTCCGGTGTCCAGGCCGAATCCCTTGACCGGGACGAGCTGTGGCGCCGGGAGCCCGGTCTCAGCTCGCGCGCGGCTGGTGGCGCCTGGCTTCCCCGCGACCGGCATGTTGACCCGCGACGGGTGGCGTCCGCGCTGCTGGCGGTGCTCGGCGATCGGGTGGTGCCGCACCGGGCCACTCCGGTCGCGGGCGGTGTGGCCCTCGAGGACGGTCGCGTGCTCCCGGCGGACGTGGTCGTGCTCGCCACGGGGGCGAGGGGGCTGGCCTCCGTCCGGCCGGTGCGCGGCGAGGTGATCCGCGTGCGGACCAGGGACGCGCCCTCCCACATGGTGCGCGCGCGGGTCCACGGCCAGCCGGTGTACGTCGTGCCGCGCAGCTCCGGTGAAGTCGTCGTCGGAGCCACCGAGGAGGAGCACCCGGGACACGCCGCACCCACCGTGGGTGGAGTGGCCCGGCTGCTTGACGCAGCCCGCCAACTGCTTCCCGGCCTCGACACGGCCGAGCTCGTCGACGTCGTCGCCCGGGACCGCCCCGGCACGCCCGACAACGGACCGCTCCTGGGCGTAGTGCACAGCCCGGGACCGGAGACACGCATCGTGGCGGGAGGCCACTACCGCGGTGTGGTGCTGCTGGCCCCCGTCACCGCTGCTGTCGTCCGGGCTTTGGTCGAGGGGTCTCCGCCGCCCGACATCGCTGATCCCTTCCGCCCCGACCGCTTCGAGAGGACAACCGCATGCAGCTGATCGTCAACGGAGAGACCACGCAGGTCCACGACGGGCTCCGGCTCACCGACCTGGTGCCGGATCCGCGCGGGGTTGCCGTCGCCGTGAACGGCTCCGTGGTCCGAGCCGCTGACTGGTCGCGCACCCGGCTCCGAGATGACGACCGGGTCGAGGTCGTCACCGCCCACCAGGGCGGTTGAGCGTCGTGGAACCGTTCCTGCTCGCCGGAGAGCCACTGGCAGCCGGCTGTGGATCGGGACAGGCGGCCTGACCAGCCTGGAGTCGGTGCGCCGGGTGGTCGGGGCAGCAGAGCCGGGCCTGGTCACGGTCTCGATGCGGCGTACCTCCGATCTTGCCGCGGGTGGCCTCCTTGCCACCCTGCGTGAGCTCGGCGTCCGCATCCTGCCCAACACCGCCGGCTGCCTGAGCGCCCGCGAGGCGGTGCTCACCGCCGAGCTCGCCCGGGAGGCGCTGCAGACGGACTGGGTGAAACTCGAGGTGATCGGCGACGAACGCAGCCTGCTGCCCGACGTGGTCGACCTCGTCGACGCGGCCGCCACACTGGTTGGCCGCGGGTTCACCGTGCTGCCCTACACCACCGCCGACCCCGTGGTCGCGCGCCGGCTCGTCGACGTGGGCTGCGCCGCCGTGATGCCGTTGGGCTCCCCGATCGGCTCGGGCCGCGGGATCGCGGACCCGCACGCCATCGCCGCCGTCCGGGCAGCCGTGTCGATACCCGTGGTGCTGGATGCCGGCATCGGGACGGCCAGCGAGGCAGCTCTGGCGCTCGAGCTCGGCTGCGATGCGGTGCTCGTCGCCACCGCGGTCACCCGGGCGGAGGATCCCGTCGCCATGGCCACGGCGATGCGCCACGCTGTCCTTGCCGGGTCCCTCGCTGCCGGCGCCGCAGGGTTCCGCGCCGCGAGGAGCCGCGTGCCTCGAGCCCGATGCGCGGACGGGTGACGGTGTGAACCTGCCGCCTCTGCTGCTCCTCACCGACCGGAGCCAGCTGCCTGCCGGGCGATCCCTGGAACGCGCCGTGGCTGAGTGCGCCTCGGCGGGCCTCGCCGTCGTCGTCCTGCGCGAGCTCGACCTTCCCGAGCCGGAGCGCGCGAGCCTCGCTGCGCAACTTGCCCGCCATGTCACGGTCATCGCGGCCCGCACGTTGTTGCCGGCCACCGCCGGGGTGCACCTGGCGGCGCACCAACCGGTGGTGGCGGCCCGGCACGGCCGGTCGTGTCACGACGAGTCGCAGCTGAGGCAGGCAGTGTCCGGGGGAGCGGCGTGGGTCACGCCGGTCGCCGGTCGCGGCCTCGCCGTCCAAGCCGGGCTACGGCCCGGCCCTCGGCATCGACGGCGTGGCCAGGCTGGCCCCCGCGGCCGCCGGGGTGCCGGTCTACGCACTCGGCGGGATCGACGCGACCAACGCCGCTGACTTCCGGACGGCCGGAGCCGACGGCGTGGCCGTGATGGGCGCGGTGATGCGTGCGGACGACCCGGCCGCCGTGGTCGAGCAGCTGCTCGGAGCGGTCGCATGACCACGCCGCTGGTGGCCCTGAGCATCGCGGGCACGGACTCGGGCGGAGCCGCCGGGCTGGCGGCCGACCTGGCCACGTTCGCCGCGCTGGGTGCACACGGTGCGTGCGCGGTCACGGCGGTCACCGCCCAGGACACGACCGGGGTCGGCCGGATCGTCCCCCTGGCCGCCGCCGACGTCCAGGCGCAGGTCGACGCCGTCCTCGGCGACCTCCCCGTCGGCGTCGTCAAGACCGGGATGCTCGGCTCGGACGAGGTCGCCGCTGTGGTGGCGGGCATCTCCGGCATTCCGGTCGTCGTAGACCCGGTGCTGACCGCCACGAGTGGCGCCCAGCTGGGGTCGGACGAGGTGGTCGCGGCCTACCGGGAGGTGGTCTTGCCGGGAGCCACCGTGATCACGCCCAACCGTGACGAGGCGGTCCGGCTGACCGGTCTTGATCCTCGGACTCCCGCGCTCGAGCTGGCCGCGGCCCTGCACGAACTGGGCCCGGCCGTGGTGCTCACCGGGGGCGATCCGAGGGCGGCCACCTGTGGGGACACTGTCATGGAAGGTTCCGGCGCGGTCACCGTGCTGGAGCACGACACGATCCGCACCTGCAACGACCACGGCACGGGGTGCACCTTCAGCGCCGCCCTCGCCGTCCACCTTGGCAACGGCACCGACCTGCTCACCGCAGTGCACCGCGCGCAGGCCTTTGTCTCGGCCGCCCTGACCACCTCCTCGACCTGGGAGCTCGGCCGCGGCCGGGGCCCGGTCGCCCACATTTTCGTCCCCACCACCCAGGAGAACTGATGCAGCTGCACCCCAACCACAGCACCGTCCACCGCACGGGATCGCGCGAGGACCTCGCTGTCCCGTTCACCCGGGTCGCGCTCACCAACGGGGAGACATTCGACCGCTACGCCACCGCCGGTCCCGGCAGCGATCCCGAGGTAGGCCTGCCTGCACTACGCAGCGCCTGGGTCGCAGAACGCGGCGACACCGAGGAGTACGACGGCCGCGAGGCCCAGCTGCTCGACAACGGCAAGGCGGCCGTGCGCCGCGGTGAGGCACGCGAGCAGTGGCGCGGGCACCGCGCACGACCGCGCCGCTCGCAGCCGGGCCGCAATGTCACCCAGATGCACTACGCCCGCCGAGGGGTGGTCACCCCGGAGATGGAGCACGCCGCGATCCGCGAGGGGATGGACGTCGAGCTGGTCCGCAGCGAGGTCGCGGCCGGACGCGCGATCATCCCGGTCAACGTCAACCACCCCGAGGCTGAGCCGATGATCATCGGCAAGCGCTTCCTGGTGAAGGTCAACGCCAACATCGGCAACTCGGCAGTCACGAGCTCGATCGCCGAAGAGGTGGACAAGATGACCTGGGCGGTGACCTGGGGTGCCGACACCGTGATGGATCTGTCCACCGGCGACGACATCCACAGCACCCGCGAGTGGATCGTGCGCAACTCCCCGGTCCCGATCGGCACCGTCCCGATCTACCAGGCCCTGGAGAAGGTCGACGGTGACGCGTCTCGGATGACGTGGGAGATCTACCGCGACACCGTGATCGAGCAGTGCGAGCAGGGCGTCGACTACATGACCGTGCACGCCGGCGTGCTGCTTCGCTACGTCCCGCTCACCGCCCAGCGGATCACCGGAATCGTCTCGCGCGGCGGTGCGATCATGGCGGGCTGGTGCCTGGCCCACCACCAGGAGAACTTCCTGTACACGCACTTCGACGAGCTGTGCGAGATCTTCGCGCGCTACGACGTCTCCTTCACTCTCGGTGACGGCCTGCGGCCCGGTTGCACCGCCGACGCCAACGACGAGGCCCAGCTCTCCGAGCTGCGCACCCTCGCCGAGCTGACCCAGCGCGCGTGGGAGCACGACGTCCAGGTGATGGTCGAGGGTCCCGGCCACGTGCCGCTGAACCTCGTCGAGGAGAACGTCGTGCTCCAGCAGGACTGGTGCCACGGCGCGCCGTTCTACACCCTCGGCCCGCTGGCCACCGACATCGCTCCGGGCTACGACCACATCACCTCGGCGATCGGCGCGGCCACCATCGCCATGCACGGCACCGCCATGCTCTGCTACGTCACTCCCAAGGAGCACCTGGGCCTGCCGAACCGTGACGACGTGAAGACCGGCGTGATCACCTACAAGCTCTCCGCCCATGCCGCGGACATCGCCAAGGGGCACCCGGGCGCGCGTGACTGGGACGACGCACTGTCGAAGGCGCGTTTCGAGTTCCGCTGGCACGACCAGTTCGCGCTGTCGCTGGACCCGCACACGGCGGAGTCTTTCCACGACGAGACGCTGCCGGCCGAGGCGAGCAAGACCGCGCACTTCTGCTCGATGTGCGGGCCGAAGTTCTGCTCGATGCGGATCAGTCAGGACGTCCGGGACTACGTGGCCGCCGGCCTGGAGGAGAAGTCCAGCCAGTTTCTGGAGCTGGGGTCGTCGATCTACGTCGAGGAACCTGCTTAGACTCGCGCCCCATGACCTGGAACCGCCCGGTACCCCTCCTCGGTGACCAGACCTCGGCGTCCGAGCGGGCCGCCGAGGTCGAGGGCTGGGCCTTCCCGCAGACCGCCCGGGAGACGTTCTACGACGTCGTCGCTGCCCGTCGAGACGTACGCCGCTTCCGGCCCGACCCGGTCGACCCGGAGACGGTGCGCCGGGTGTTGGCGGCTGCACACATGGCACCGTCGGTCGGGCACAGCCAGCCCTGGCGGTTCATCGTGGTCTCCGATCCGGCCACCCGGGACCGGGCCGCCCGCATGGCTGACGAGCAGCGGCTGCGACAGGCCCGCCAGATGGACCCCGAGGCGGGCCGGCGGTTGCTCGACCTGCAGCTCGAAGGCATCCGCGAGGCCCCGCTCGGCGTGGTCGTCGCCTGCGACCGGCGTACGGCGGCTGCAGGGGTGCTCGGCCGGGCGACCTTCCCCGACGCCGACATGTGGTCGTGCGCATGCGCCATCCAGAACCTCTGGCTGGCCGCGCGGGCCGAGGGCCTGGGCGTCGGCTGGGTCACCCTGTTCGAGCAGCACGATCTCGAGGCCCTGGTCGGGGTGCCAGACGGGGTGGTCACCCTGGGCTGGCTCTGCCTGGGCTGGCCCGACGAGCGTCCGCCGGCCCCGGGCCTGGAGCGGGCTGGCTGGTCGCGTCGGCAGCCAGTCGACGAGGTGATCTTCGCCGAGCGTTGGAGCGAGGCCACTCCGGCGCCGCCGTCGCACCTGCGGGCGCCCGCCAACGACGCAGTGGTGGGCGCCCGGGACGAGGCCGACGTGCTGCTCACCCCGCCTGGCTCGCTCGGGTTGCTAGACCGCTACGTCGACCGGGTCGAGGCCGCGATGCAGGAACGTCGCGAGAGCGCACCGACCGGCCAGCTGCTGCTTGTTGCGGGCCGGCACCCAGTAACCAGCCACGGCGTCTCCGCCTACCGCGAGTCCGTCACCGAGGACGTACTTGCGGCCAGCAAGGTCGGCGAGTCCGCTGGTGCGGTCGCAGCAGCAGCCGCCGGCCTCGACTTCGAGGTGGTTGACGCCGGTACGGCGACCGGTGATCTCGTCACCTCCGACGCCCTGTCTGCCGATCAGGTCTCTGACCTGATCGAGCGCGGGCGTGGCCTCGGCGCGGCCGTCGGCAGCCACCATGTCCTCCAGGCACTGGGGGAGGTCGGCATCGGCAACACCACCGTGGCCGCCACGCTCGCGGCGGTGCTGCTGGACCTGCCCGCCTCCGACGTGGTGGGGCTCGGAGCCGGTGCGGACACCGCCATGGTGCGACGCAAGACCGAGGTCGTGGAGGCCGCACTGGCGAGGGTGCACGCAGCTCGAGGTCCGGGTCAACTGCTTCCCGAGGAAGCGCTTGCCTGCGTGGGCGGGCCCGAGTTCTGTGTCCTCGCCGGGGCTGTGCTGGGCGCCGCGTCCACCGGAGCGGTCAGCGTGCTCGACGGCCTGGCCACGAGTGTCGCAGCCCTGGCCGCAGTTCGTATCGAGCCCGGTGCTGCGGCGTACCTCGTCGCCGGCCAGCGCAGCGGCGAGCGCGCCCACGCCACGGTCCTGGAGCACCTCGGGCTCGAGCCGTTGCTGGACCTGCGGCTGCGGGCCGGTGAAGGGGTCGGTGCCACGCTGGCCTGCGCCATGCTGATCAGTGGGCTGAAACTGCGCCGAGGGATAGGCCGAACGGCGCCGTGATGGAGCTGTTGCTGGTCCGGCACGGGGAGTCGACCTGGAATGTGGCTGGACGCATGCAGGGCCAGACCGCCTCTCCGGTGCTCACCGATCGTGGTCGCCGCCAGGCTGGCGATGTTGGGGCCCGACTGCTCGCCCTCGGGGCAGCCCGGTTGCTGACCTCGGACCTCGTCCGGGCGCGGCAGACCGCAGCGATCATTGGCAGGACACTGCGGCTCGAGCCGGAGACGGATCCGCTGCTGCGCGAGCGTCACTACGGGACATGGCAAGGGCGCAACAGTGCCGAAGCCATACGGGCCACGCGGTCCCTGCTCGACCACGAACGGGTGCCGGGCGGCGAGTCCCTGGTCGACGTACGCCAGCGTTGGGCGACCCTGGTCACCGCGCTGGGCGACATCCCCGAACCTGTCGTCCTGGTCACCCACGGCAACGTCATCGTCGAGGCTGCCGGGGGTCCAATCCCGGAGAACGGCTCGGTCACCCGTCTCCTGCTAGATATATGGACACACACGCTGACGCCGGTCGACCGGTCGAGCGATGCAAGCCCCTTCCTGAGTCACAGTGCACGCGACGGGGAGAGGGGGGGGTGACCTAGCCTCGTGCTTTCGCCGGGCACCGTGGAACTGGACCGTTTGCTGACCTGAAAAGTGCTCCTGACCTGCGACAATGAGGGTTTTCTAGGTCAACGTCGTCGTAGCTCGAGGAGCACCTTCCAGGTGAAGAACACTACCTGCTTCTACCCCCATGTCGAGGTCGACACCGCGCCGTGTGCCGCGGTCGCCCAGGCCGGTGGGATCACGTTGACCGAGACCATCGCCCTGACCTACCTGATCGGGGCGTTGAGCGGTGAGCTGGCCCCGTGGCGCAAGGACCTGGCGGTCCACGACCCCGCCAAGGTGCTGCTCGATCTCGCGTTGAGCCTGGCCCTGGGCGGGACCTGCCTGGCCGATGTTGCGGTGTTGCGCGCCGAGCCCGGCGTCTACGGCCTGGTGGCCTCCGATCCGACGATCTCGCGGACCATCGACGCCCTCGCCGCCAACGCACCGAAGGTGCTGGCCGCGATCGACCGGGCCCGCGCCGGCGCCCGTGCCCGGGCCTGGGCGCTGGCCGGGACCGAGGCACCCGACCACGCCGCGACCGCGAAGCACCCGATGGTCATCGACCTCGACGCCACCCTGATCGCCGCCCACTCCGAGAAGGAACAAGCGAGCAGGACGTGGAAGAAGGGGTTCGGGTTCCACCCGTTGTGCGCGTTAATCGACCACGGCACCGACGGGACCGGGGAGCCCCTCGTCATCGGGCTGCGCACCGGGCGGGCGGGGTCGAACACTGCCGCGGACCACATCGCGGTGACCCGCCAAGCGCTGGCCCAGCTCCCCGACCACGCCCCGGGGACCAGGCCCGGGCGCCGGGTGCTGGTGCGCACCGACGGCGCCGGCGCGACCCATGACTTCCTCACCTATCTCGCTGGGCGACGGGTCACCTACTCGGTCGGGTTGACCCTCCCGACCAACACCGCTGACCTGCTGCAACACATCCCCGAGGAGGTCTGGACCCCGGCCTACGACGCTGGCGGCGGCATTCGGAAAGGGGCCTGGGTCGCCGAGCTCACCGGGCTGCTCGACCTGGGCGGCTGGCCTGCGGGGATGCGCGTGATCGCCCGCAAGGAACGGCCCCACCCCGGCGCCCAGCTGCGCATCACCGACATCGAGGGCCACCGGGTCACCGCGTTCGCGACCAACACCCCCACCGGTGGCGGTCACGGCCAACTCGCCGACCTCGAGCTGCGCCACCGCCGCCGGGCCCGGTGCGAGGACCGGATCCGCATCGCCAAGGACACCGGCCTGCGTGCCCTGCCGTTGCACGACTTCGACCAGAACCAGATCTGGTGCGCCGTCATCGCCCTGGCCGGCGACCTGCTGGCCTGGATGCCGATGCTCGCACTGCCCGGCACCGAGGTCCGCCGCTGGGAACCCAAACGGCTGCGGATGCGACTGTTCACGATCCCCGCGACCCGCGCCCACCACGCCCGACGCCGCGTCGTGCACCTCGCCGAACACGCGCCCTGGGCCCACCTCGCCCAACAAGCCATCGACCGACTCCGTGAGCTACACCGACTCGGCGTACCCCTGGCCGTCCCCGGGTAGAACCCGGCCCACCCGCCCCAACGACCAGCACCAGCTTTGGACCCGTGAAACCCACGCCCACCCCGGACGACACCGGGGCCACTGTCCTACCCAGGTGCCACTATCAGCACCACCAAGGAGCTCAGCCCGATCCTCGCGTCACGAACCCCACCCCATGAAAGCGCGAGGTTAGGGCCAGATCGCGATGCTGCTCAGCTCTTGATCGGCTCCTCACCCCGACCGGCTCGCTGGCCACCCGGCACCCACATGGGGTCTTCGCCGCCGTTCTCTACCCGCGCCAGGATAAACAGCAGGTCCGATAGCCGATTGAGGTATTGGAGTGTCACCTTGTTGACCGCGTGATCCGACGTACTGAGCCAGGCGCTGCGCTCGGCCCTGCGAGACACGGTTCGAGCCTGGTGCAGCAGGGCGCCAGCGGGGCTGCCGCCCGGCAGGATGAAACTGGTCAGGGTTTGCAAAGACTCGTTGAACTCATCGCACCACTCCTCAAGTTGTTGCACCTGCTCTGGCAACATCCGCAGCTCCGTCTTCTTCCGCTGCGTGCCGATCGGGGTTGCCAGGTCGGCGCCCAAGTCGAACAGATCGTTCTGCACATGGCGGATGATCTCAGCCGTGCGCGGTGTCGGCGAGCCGAGGGCGAGGACGAGACCGAGGACAGAGTTGGTCTCGTCGCAGTCTGCATAGGCCTGGAGCCGCGGGTCACCCTTAGACGTGCGGGATCCGTCGCCCAAGTGGGTTTCGCCGTCATCGCCGGTACGGGTGTAAATGCGAGTCAGTCGGACCGTCACGGCTGCTCAGATCGCCATCACGAGCAGTGCCGCCGAGGCAGCACCGATAAGAGGATTGACAATCGGCAACCCCAGTGCCTCCCAGAGAATGCTATCGAGACTGGACACGCGTGGCACCTCAGGCTTTCGTCGCGGGCTCGGTTGTGAAGCCGCGGACTGCGGCGTTGCGCACTCTAGGTGTACCGAGGACCCGGGTGGAGGGTGCGGCACAGACCTGTCCCATTCCCATGTCCTCGCTGGAAGACGGACGGGCTTTACCTATCCAGCTGGTTAGGTCCGACCTGGCGCCGCGGGTGGGCAGCCGGCATGTCTCCAGCTGACCCCTTCCGTGCACGGGTCGCGAAAACTAGGCTCCCGTTCAGACGGATCCGCTCTCGGGTCCGCAGCAGCGACGATGGTGTCGCTCGGGAGAGGAGAACCATGCCGGCGAGCTTGACGTTGGAGGAGGCCGAGGCGGTGCTCGCGGCCGCCAAGGCCAAGGCCGAGGAGATCGGTCAGCCGATGAACATCGCGGTCTGCGACGACGGAGGCCACCTCGTGGTCTTCGCGCGCATGGACGCTGCCATCAAGGTCTCGGTCGACATCTCACAAAGGAAGGCGCGGACGGCCATCATGATGAACTTGCCTACGGACGCGCTGAGCGGGATCACCCAACCCGGTGCCGAGCTCTACGGGCTCGAGTGGACCTCGGGCGGATTGGTCAGTTTCGGCGGCGGCATGCTGCTCAGCCGTCGCGGCGACACGGTTGGCGCTATCGGGGTCAGCGCCGGGTCAGTCGCCCAAGACATGGAGGTCGCCGCAGCCGGGGTCGCTGCCCTTCCGAAGACGCGCGACAAGTGAGTCGCTCGGCGGCCCGGACCGTGGGGTCCGGGCCGCCGGGGGTCAGTCCAGGCCGAGCCGCACTGCGATAGAGACGACCTCGGCACGGTTGGTCGCGCCGAGTTTGTCGGTGATGTTGCGCAGGTGGAACTTGACAGTGGACTCGCTGATGAACAGGGTCCGGGCCACCACGTTGTTGCGTTGCCCCAGGGCCACCAGGCTGAGGACCTCGCGCTCCCGCGTTGTCAGCGAGGCACCGTGGACCGTGTGCTGGCGCCGCAGCGCGCGCATCACGGCGCTGCAGAAGTGGCGGTCCAGCGCCGGCTCACCCGC
This window encodes:
- a CDS encoding thiazole synthase, yielding MRRVVGAAEPGLVTVSMRRTSDLAAGGLLATLRELGVRILPNTAGCLSAREAVLTAELAREALQTDWVKLEVIGDERSLLPDVVDLVDAAATLVGRGFTVLPYTTADPVVARRLVDVGCAAVMPLGSPIGSGRGIADPHAIAAVRAAVSIPVVLDAGIGTASEAALALELGCDAVLVATAVTRAEDPVAMATAMRHAVLAGSLAAGAAGFRAARSRVPRARCADG
- the thiO gene encoding glycine oxidase ThiO; amino-acid sequence: MSRRSVVVIGGGIIGLSCADELLRAGHDVVVCDPAPASGATHAAAGMLAPAGEAWFGEGARLRLGLDSLERWPGFAAGLEQRSGIDVDLRSTGNLLIGMDRDDLAEVFRCCALLEGSGVQAESLDRDELWRREPGLSSRAAGGAWLPRDRHVDPRRVASALLAVLGDRVVPHRATPVAGGVALEDGRVLPADVVVLATGARGLASVRPVRGEVIRVRTRDAPSHMVRARVHGQPVYVVPRSSGEVVVGATEEEHPGHAAPTVGGVARLLDAARQLLPGLDTAELVDVVARDRPGTPDNGPLLGVVHSPGPETRIVAGGHYRGVVLLAPVTAAVVRALVEGSPPPDIADPFRPDRFERTTACS
- the thiS gene encoding sulfur carrier protein ThiS, with product MQLIVNGETTQVHDGLRLTDLVPDPRGVAVAVNGSVVRAADWSRTRLRDDDRVEVVTAHQGG
- a CDS encoding IS1380 family transposase gives rise to the protein MKNTTCFYPHVEVDTAPCAAVAQAGGITLTETIALTYLIGALSGELAPWRKDLAVHDPAKVLLDLALSLALGGTCLADVAVLRAEPGVYGLVASDPTISRTIDALAANAPKVLAAIDRARAGARARAWALAGTEAPDHAATAKHPMVIDLDATLIAAHSEKEQASRTWKKGFGFHPLCALIDHGTDGTGEPLVIGLRTGRAGSNTAADHIAVTRQALAQLPDHAPGTRPGRRVLVRTDGAGATHDFLTYLAGRRVTYSVGLTLPTNTADLLQHIPEEVWTPAYDAGGGIRKGAWVAELTGLLDLGGWPAGMRVIARKERPHPGAQLRITDIEGHRVTAFATNTPTGGGHGQLADLELRHRRRARCEDRIRIAKDTGLRALPLHDFDQNQIWCAVIALAGDLLAWMPMLALPGTEVRRWEPKRLRMRLFTIPATRAHHARRRVVHLAEHAPWAHLAQQAIDRLRELHRLGVPLAVPG
- the thiC gene encoding phosphomethylpyrimidine synthase ThiC; translated protein: MQLHPNHSTVHRTGSREDLAVPFTRVALTNGETFDRYATAGPGSDPEVGLPALRSAWVAERGDTEEYDGREAQLLDNGKAAVRRGEAREQWRGHRARPRRSQPGRNVTQMHYARRGVVTPEMEHAAIREGMDVELVRSEVAAGRAIIPVNVNHPEAEPMIIGKRFLVKVNANIGNSAVTSSIAEEVDKMTWAVTWGADTVMDLSTGDDIHSTREWIVRNSPVPIGTVPIYQALEKVDGDASRMTWEIYRDTVIEQCEQGVDYMTVHAGVLLRYVPLTAQRITGIVSRGGAIMAGWCLAHHQENFLYTHFDELCEIFARYDVSFTLGDGLRPGCTADANDEAQLSELRTLAELTQRAWEHDVQVMVEGPGHVPLNLVEENVVLQQDWCHGAPFYTLGPLATDIAPGYDHITSAIGAATIAMHGTAMLCYVTPKEHLGLPNRDDVKTGVITYKLSAHAADIAKGHPGARDWDDALSKARFEFRWHDQFALSLDPHTAESFHDETLPAEASKTAHFCSMCGPKFCSMRISQDVRDYVAAGLEEKSSQFLELGSSIYVEEPA
- a CDS encoding GlcG/HbpS family heme-binding protein; the encoded protein is MPASLTLEEAEAVLAAAKAKAEEIGQPMNIAVCDDGGHLVVFARMDAAIKVSVDISQRKARTAIMMNLPTDALSGITQPGAELYGLEWTSGGLVSFGGGMLLSRRGDTVGAIGVSAGSVAQDMEVAAAGVAALPKTRDK
- the thiE gene encoding thiamine phosphate synthase, which translates into the protein MPAKEVNLDVLPRIHLISDPTTLDRASLDVVVRTAGTVVDAIQVRAKGAKDGAVAAWTAALVAAVRPLGTRVIVNDRLDIALMADADGVHLGAEDLPVDAVRFLAPEGFLIGATCRGPEGARAARAQGADYVGLGPVYRSTTKADLPDPVGLDVLAQTSRVLPTIAIGGVTVDRVPDVMAAGAYGVAVVAAVWQASDPPRVAKEIADLVHVA
- a CDS encoding histidine phosphatase family protein, with translation MELLLVRHGESTWNVAGRMQGQTASPVLTDRGRRQAGDVGARLLALGAARLLTSDLVRARQTAAIIGRTLRLEPETDPLLRERHYGTWQGRNSAEAIRATRSLLDHERVPGGESLVDVRQRWATLVTALGDIPEPVVLVTHGNVIVEAAGGPIPENGSVTRLLLDIWTHTLTPVDRSSDASPFLSHSARDGERGG
- the bluB gene encoding 5,6-dimethylbenzimidazole synthase — protein: MTWNRPVPLLGDQTSASERAAEVEGWAFPQTARETFYDVVAARRDVRRFRPDPVDPETVRRVLAAAHMAPSVGHSQPWRFIVVSDPATRDRAARMADEQRLRQARQMDPEAGRRLLDLQLEGIREAPLGVVVACDRRTAAAGVLGRATFPDADMWSCACAIQNLWLAARAEGLGVGWVTLFEQHDLEALVGVPDGVVTLGWLCLGWPDERPPAPGLERAGWSRRQPVDEVIFAERWSEATPAPPSHLRAPANDAVVGARDEADVLLTPPGSLGLLDRYVDRVEAAMQERRESAPTGQLLLVAGRHPVTSHGVSAYRESVTEDVLAASKVGESAGAVAAAAAGLDFEVVDAGTATGDLVTSDALSADQVSDLIERGRGLGAAVGSHHVLQALGEVGIGNTTVAATLAAVLLDLPASDVVGLGAGADTAMVRRKTEVVEAALARVHAARGPGQLLPEEALACVGGPEFCVLAGAVLGAASTGAVSVLDGLATSVAALAAVRIEPGAAAYLVAGQRSGERAHATVLEHLGLEPLLDLRLRAGEGVGATLACAMLISGLKLRRGIGRTAP
- the thiD gene encoding bifunctional hydroxymethylpyrimidine kinase/phosphomethylpyrimidine kinase; this encodes MTTPLVALSIAGTDSGGAAGLAADLATFAALGAHGACAVTAVTAQDTTGVGRIVPLAAADVQAQVDAVLGDLPVGVVKTGMLGSDEVAAVVAGISGIPVVVDPVLTATSGAQLGSDEVVAAYREVVLPGATVITPNRDEAVRLTGLDPRTPALELAAALHELGPAVVLTGGDPRAATCGDTVMEGSGAVTVLEHDTIRTCNDHGTGCTFSAALAVHLGNGTDLLTAVHRAQAFVSAALTTSSTWELGRGRGPVAHIFVPTTQEN
- a CDS encoding cob(I)yrinic acid a,c-diamide adenosyltransferase is translated as MTVRLTRIYTRTGDDGETHLGDGSRTSKGDPRLQAYADCDETNSVLGLVLALGSPTPRTAEIIRHVQNDLFDLGADLATPIGTQRKKTELRMLPEQVQQLEEWCDEFNESLQTLTSFILPGGSPAGALLHQARTVSRRAERSAWLSTSDHAVNKVTLQYLNRLSDLLFILARVENGGEDPMWVPGGQRAGRGEEPIKS